The following proteins are co-located in the Brevibacillus laterosporus DSM 25 genome:
- a CDS encoding glutaminase, with the protein MLAPSETEQHQQVSSQLLHWIDQFKEATSQGKCADYIPALGNMNPHQLGVTVIGTDGTMITAGDCEAPFTLQSISKVLSLVAVCIEYGIPHVLQRVDAEPTGDAFNSIIRLEMSKPGRPYNPMINAGAITVSSMLAGDSVAQKMSSLNKLFIQLIGTAPVLNEEVFESEWNTAHRNRALAYYLKDIGFLDGDVEGALEVYLKQCALEVTTKDTALIGLILALDGYHPIRQEQVIPKDVARFTKSLMLTCGMYNASGKFAAFVGVPTKSGVSGGILSAVPPRYRSRDLPFADGCGIGIFSPSIDEVGNSVAGSLLLKEMAQQWDLSIF; encoded by the coding sequence ATCTTGGCACCGTCAGAAACAGAGCAACATCAGCAAGTATCCTCTCAATTGTTACATTGGATTGACCAATTTAAAGAAGCAACTTCCCAAGGGAAGTGCGCTGATTATATACCTGCCCTAGGCAATATGAACCCTCATCAGCTAGGCGTTACCGTAATAGGTACAGATGGAACTATGATTACCGCTGGTGATTGTGAGGCACCATTCACATTGCAAAGTATCTCAAAAGTACTCAGTCTGGTCGCGGTATGTATAGAATATGGTATTCCTCATGTATTGCAGCGAGTTGATGCAGAGCCTACTGGCGATGCCTTTAATTCCATTATTCGATTAGAAATGAGCAAACCAGGGCGTCCCTACAATCCGATGATTAATGCAGGAGCCATTACAGTTTCATCCATGCTCGCTGGTGATTCTGTTGCCCAGAAAATGAGTTCACTTAATAAGCTGTTTATCCAACTAATTGGTACCGCTCCCGTGCTAAATGAAGAGGTTTTCGAGTCAGAATGGAATACTGCTCACCGCAATCGAGCTTTGGCTTATTATCTGAAGGATATTGGTTTCTTAGATGGAGATGTGGAGGGTGCCCTTGAGGTTTATTTAAAACAGTGCGCTCTAGAGGTAACGACCAAGGATACAGCTCTGATTGGCTTAATCCTGGCTCTGGACGGCTACCATCCGATTCGTCAGGAACAAGTGATTCCTAAGGACGTAGCTCGTTTCACCAAATCCTTAATGCTAACATGCGGAATGTATAACGCGTCTGGTAAATTCGCTGCCTTTGTTGGTGTTCCAACGAAAAGTGGGGTCTCTGGAGGTATCCTATCCGCCGTACCACCTCGCTATCGTTCCCGTGACTTACCTTTTGCCGATGGTTGTGGAATCGGGATTTTTAGCCCTTCAATCGATGAGGTTGGCAATAGCGTGGCTGGTTCCCTCTTGCTAAAAGAAATGGCTCAGCAATGGGATTTGAGTATATTTTAG